One stretch of Siphonobacter curvatus DNA includes these proteins:
- the plsY gene encoding glycerol-3-phosphate 1-O-acyltransferase PlsY, producing MTLSVLFAGLLAYLLGSVPTSVWYGQAFFGIDVREHGSGNAGATNTFRTLGKKAGTIVLLIDVLKGWLAANLALILFYLNEITLDERVPMKLAFGIIAVIGHLFPVFARFKGGKGVATLLGMVLSIHPEAAGVCILVFILVMLSSRYISLSSIVATLAFPLMMVFNLFGPEHNLLVIFGFILFGLIVYTHHKNIGRLLRGEEARIPIGRRRSR from the coding sequence ATGACCTTAAGCGTATTGTTTGCTGGCCTGTTGGCCTATCTTTTAGGTTCAGTCCCTACGTCCGTTTGGTACGGACAGGCTTTCTTTGGAATCGATGTTCGTGAGCACGGAAGCGGCAATGCCGGAGCAACCAATACTTTCCGCACTTTAGGCAAAAAAGCAGGTACGATTGTGCTGCTCATTGACGTTTTGAAAGGATGGTTAGCAGCGAACTTGGCTCTCATTCTGTTCTACTTGAATGAAATTACGCTGGATGAACGGGTACCTATGAAGCTTGCCTTCGGAATTATCGCGGTCATTGGCCACTTGTTTCCCGTTTTTGCCCGTTTTAAAGGCGGGAAAGGGGTTGCTACCTTGCTGGGTATGGTACTTAGCATTCACCCGGAAGCGGCTGGCGTTTGTATTCTGGTTTTCATACTGGTGATGCTTTCGTCGCGGTACATTTCGCTGAGTTCCATTGTTGCTACGCTGGCGTTCCCCCTCATGATGGTGTTTAACCTGTTTGGTCCGGAACATAATCTCCTGGTGATCTTTGGATTTATTCTGTTTGGATTAATTGTGTATACGCACCATAAAAATATTGGTCGATTACTGCGGGGCGAGGAAGCTCGTATCCCCATCGGTCGTCGTCGGAGTCGTTAA